Proteins encoded within one genomic window of Triticum aestivum cultivar Chinese Spring chromosome 2D, IWGSC CS RefSeq v2.1, whole genome shotgun sequence:
- the LOC123051188 gene encoding peptidyl-prolyl cis-trans isomerase FKBP19, chloroplastic, with protein MVERRRLLLIPAISLTIGSLQYSLEKGAAKAEFTDMPALRGKDYGKTKMSYPDYTETESGLQYKDLRVGEGPSPKKGETVVIDWDGYTIGYYGRIFEARNKTKGGSFEVIPAFEEAMTGMRPGGVRRIIVPPDIGYPDNDLNKLGPKPTTFSGQRALDFVLRNQGLIDKTLLFDIELIRIIPSQ; from the exons ATGGTAGAAAGAAGGAGACTACTGTTGATCCCTGCAATTAGTCTCACCATTGGCTCCCTTCAGTACAGTCTGGAGAAGGGAGCAGCAAAAGCTGAATTTACTGACA TGCCAGCGCTTCGTGGGAAGGATTATGGAAAGACGAAAATGAGTTATCCAGATTACACTGAAACAGAATCAGGCCTCCAATACAAG GACTTGCGAGTTGGAGAGGGCCCATCCCCAAAGAAGGGAGAGACAGTAGTG ATTGATTGGGATGGGTACACAATTGGATACTACGGTCGCATTTTTGAAGCTCGAAACAAGACCAAAGGTGGTTCTTTCGAG GTAATACCAGCCTTTGAGGAGGCTATGACAGGCATGCGTCCCGGTGGAGTTAGAAG GATAATAGTACCACCGGATATTGGATACCCAGATAATGACTTGAACAAGTTAGGCCCAAAACCGACAACATTTTCG GGACAAAGAGCTCTAGATTTCGTTCTAAGGAATCAAGGATTAATAGACAAAACTCTCCTGTTTGACATTGAGCTTATCAGGATAATTCCGAGTCAATAG